One Pseudomonas sp. MH9.2 DNA segment encodes these proteins:
- a CDS encoding ABC transporter ATP-binding protein → MSAVIKDPAQQANKTLVSLRNLNKHYGDFAAVDNISLDIQDGEFLTFLGSSGSGKSTTLSMLAGFETPSSGEILVNGQSLVNVPPHKRDIGMVFQRYSLFPHLSVRDNIGFPLVIRKLASAERERRVDAMLKLVQLEQFAHRRPSQLSGGQQQRVAIARALVYEPRILLMDEPLGALDKKLREDLQDELRQLHRRLGITIVYVTHDQEEAMRLSQRIAIFSHGKIVGLGSGYDLYQNPPNAFVASFLGNSNFLKLKAQGNAVGVFEGQPLSIRLTSGLQTEQDLLLMVRPEKAQALSVEQARNEPLAAGWNEVAAKVTEVLFLGESQTCSVVTAGGTVMTVKALSASGMPLHDGDPVRVRWAAADACIYTQWTESDLNKAAGAH, encoded by the coding sequence ATGAGTGCTGTGATCAAAGACCCTGCGCAGCAGGCCAACAAGACCCTGGTCAGCTTGCGCAACCTGAACAAGCACTACGGCGACTTTGCCGCCGTGGACAACATCTCGCTGGATATCCAGGACGGTGAATTCCTAACCTTCCTCGGCTCCAGCGGCTCCGGCAAAAGTACCACCCTGTCGATGCTGGCCGGTTTCGAGACACCCAGTTCCGGGGAGATCCTGGTCAATGGTCAGTCTCTGGTCAACGTACCGCCGCACAAGCGCGATATTGGCATGGTGTTCCAGCGCTACTCATTGTTCCCGCACCTGTCGGTACGCGACAACATCGGTTTCCCGCTGGTCATCCGCAAACTCGCCAGCGCCGAGCGCGAACGCCGGGTCGACGCCATGCTCAAGCTGGTTCAGCTCGAGCAGTTCGCCCATCGCCGCCCTTCACAACTGTCAGGTGGCCAGCAGCAACGCGTGGCGATTGCTCGGGCCCTAGTCTACGAACCGCGCATCCTGTTGATGGACGAACCCCTCGGCGCGCTGGATAAAAAGCTGCGGGAGGATTTGCAGGATGAACTGCGTCAGTTGCATCGTCGGCTGGGCATCACCATCGTTTACGTAACCCACGATCAAGAGGAAGCCATGCGCCTGTCGCAACGCATAGCGATCTTCAGCCATGGCAAGATCGTCGGTCTGGGCAGCGGTTATGACCTGTACCAGAACCCGCCAAATGCGTTCGTTGCGTCATTCCTCGGCAACTCGAACTTCCTCAAGCTCAAGGCTCAGGGCAATGCCGTGGGCGTCTTTGAAGGCCAACCCTTGTCGATCCGCCTGACCTCCGGGCTCCAGACCGAGCAGGACCTGCTGCTGATGGTACGTCCGGAAAAAGCCCAGGCCCTGAGCGTAGAACAGGCCCGGAACGAGCCTCTCGCAGCAGGCTGGAACGAAGTGGCTGCCAAGGTGACTGAAGTCCTGTTCCTCGGAGAGAGTCAGACCTGCAGCGTTGTCACCGCAGGCGGCACCGTAATGACCGTCAAGGCGCTGTCGGCCTCTGGAATGCCGCTCCACGATGGGGACCCGGTGCGCGTGCGCTGGGCCGCCGCCGATGCATGTATCTATACCCAATGGACCGAAAGCGACCTGAACAAGGCGGCTGGCGCACACTGA
- a CDS encoding ABC transporter permease, with protein MLLTANAMSRRMRLGLYLTTGAIALFLLLPIVFIVLLSFGSSQWLVFPPPGWTLKWYSQFFSNADWMDAAFASLKVAVLTTIFAVALGLPTAFALVRGRFRGREMLYGLFTLPMIVPLVIIAVAVYALFLKLGYTGTMFAFVVSHVIVALPFTIISIINSLKLFDQSIEDAAVICGASRLQAVFRVTFPAIRPGMVAGALFAFLVSWDEVVLSVMMASPTLQTLPVKMWTTLRQDLTPVIAVASTLLIALSVLVMVIAAAVRRRNEVSA; from the coding sequence ATGTTATTGACCGCCAATGCGATGAGCCGGCGCATGCGTCTGGGCCTTTACCTCACAACCGGAGCTATTGCGCTGTTTCTGCTGCTGCCCATCGTGTTCATCGTGCTGCTGTCGTTCGGTTCATCTCAGTGGCTGGTGTTCCCGCCACCAGGGTGGACGTTGAAGTGGTACAGCCAGTTTTTCTCCAATGCCGACTGGATGGACGCCGCCTTCGCCAGCCTCAAGGTCGCGGTCCTGACCACGATCTTTGCTGTAGCTCTGGGCTTGCCGACCGCCTTTGCCCTGGTGCGCGGGCGCTTCCGGGGCCGGGAAATGCTCTACGGCCTGTTCACCCTGCCAATGATCGTGCCGCTGGTGATCATCGCCGTGGCCGTGTACGCGTTGTTCCTCAAACTGGGTTACACCGGGACGATGTTTGCGTTTGTGGTCAGCCATGTGATCGTCGCGTTGCCGTTCACCATTATCTCGATCATCAACTCACTGAAACTGTTCGACCAGTCCATCGAAGACGCCGCTGTGATCTGTGGGGCTTCGCGCCTGCAGGCGGTGTTCCGGGTGACATTCCCGGCGATTCGCCCCGGCATGGTGGCGGGCGCCCTGTTCGCCTTCCTGGTGTCGTGGGACGAGGTGGTGCTGAGCGTGATGATGGCCAGCCCGACCCTGCAAACCTTGCCGGTAAAAATGTGGACCACCCTGCGTCAGGACCTGACACCTGTGATCGCCGTCGCCTCGACGCTGCTGATCGCGCTGTCGGTGCTGGTCATGGTGATCGCCGCCGCTGTGCGCCGGCGCAACGAAGTCAGCGCCTGA
- a CDS encoding ABC transporter permease, giving the protein MKMTATALRQSNPVGSASGAAVPAPDKAAVMKHSTPLMQRWRGASNLIPALLFLGLFFFAPLVSLLLRGVLEPTPGLGNYAELFANSAYARVLFNTFAVAGLVTVFSLLLGFPLAWAITLVPRGWGRWILNIVLLSMWTSLLARTYSWLVLLQASGVINKALMAMGIIDQPLEMVHNLTGVVIGMSYIMIPFIVLPLQATMQAIDPMVLQAGSICGASPWSNFFRVFLPLCRPGLFSGGLMVFVMSLGYYVTPALLGGAQNMMLPEFIIQQVQSFLNWGLASAGAALLILITLVLFYFYLKLQPESPVGSSNSR; this is encoded by the coding sequence ATGAAAATGACGGCCACCGCGCTCCGTCAATCCAACCCGGTCGGGAGCGCCTCTGGCGCTGCCGTCCCGGCTCCAGACAAGGCTGCGGTCATGAAGCATTCCACTCCACTGATGCAGCGTTGGCGCGGTGCCAGCAACCTGATCCCGGCGCTGTTGTTCCTCGGCTTGTTTTTCTTCGCGCCGCTGGTCAGCCTGTTACTGCGCGGCGTGCTTGAGCCCACGCCGGGGCTGGGAAACTATGCCGAGTTGTTCGCCAATTCCGCATACGCCCGTGTGCTGTTCAACACCTTCGCCGTGGCGGGTCTGGTAACGGTATTCAGTCTACTGCTGGGCTTTCCCCTGGCATGGGCGATCACCCTGGTCCCTCGTGGCTGGGGGCGCTGGATACTCAATATCGTCTTGCTGTCGATGTGGACCAGTCTGTTGGCGCGGACCTATTCCTGGCTCGTGCTGCTCCAGGCTTCCGGGGTGATCAATAAGGCCTTGATGGCCATGGGCATTATCGATCAACCCCTGGAAATGGTGCACAACTTGACCGGGGTGGTGATTGGCATGAGCTACATCATGATCCCGTTCATCGTTCTGCCGCTGCAGGCCACCATGCAAGCGATTGACCCCATGGTCCTCCAGGCCGGTTCCATTTGTGGCGCCAGCCCATGGAGCAATTTTTTCCGGGTGTTCCTGCCATTGTGCCGTCCGGGGTTGTTCTCCGGCGGCTTGATGGTGTTCGTCATGTCTCTGGGCTACTACGTCACCCCGGCCCTGCTGGGTGGCGCGCAGAACATGATGCTGCCGGAATTTATCATCCAGCAGGTGCAGTCCTTCCTCAACTGGGGTCTGGCCAGTGCAGGTGCAGCATTGCTGATCCTGATCACTCTGGTGCTGTTCTACTTCTACCTGAAGCTGCAACCGGAATCCCCGGTCGGCTCCAGCAACTCGAGGTAA
- a CDS encoding ABC transporter substrate-binding protein — translation MVLNKRAAAVLAASLLAVTCNAAIAADSMSFVSWGGSTQDAQKQAWADPFSKASGVKVVQDGPTDYGKLKAMVESGNVQWDVVDVEADFALRAAAEGLLEPLDFKVIQRDKIDPRFVSDYGVGSFFFSFVLGYNEGKLGGKAPQDWTALFDTKTYPGKRALYKWPSPGVLELALLADGVPADKLYPLDLDRAFKKLDTIKKDIVWWGGGAQSQQLLASGEASLGQFWNGRIHALQEDGAPVGVSWKQNLVMADFLVIPKGSKNKDAAMRFLANSSSAKGQADFSNLTAYAPVNTDSVQRLDSVLAPNLPTAYAKDQITLDFAYWAKNGQTIATRWNEWLLK, via the coding sequence ATGGTGTTGAATAAACGTGCAGCTGCGGTACTCGCGGCAAGCTTACTGGCAGTAACTTGTAACGCGGCCATCGCCGCCGACAGCATGAGTTTCGTCAGCTGGGGCGGCTCCACCCAGGACGCGCAAAAGCAGGCCTGGGCCGATCCCTTCAGCAAAGCCAGTGGGGTCAAGGTGGTTCAGGACGGCCCAACCGACTACGGCAAACTCAAGGCGATGGTCGAAAGTGGCAACGTGCAATGGGACGTGGTCGATGTAGAGGCTGATTTTGCCCTGCGCGCAGCGGCTGAAGGTCTGCTTGAACCGTTGGACTTCAAGGTTATCCAGCGCGACAAGATCGACCCGCGCTTCGTCTCCGATTATGGCGTTGGTTCGTTCTTCTTTTCCTTCGTCCTCGGCTACAACGAAGGCAAGCTGGGCGGCAAAGCCCCACAGGACTGGACAGCACTATTCGACACCAAGACCTACCCCGGCAAACGCGCCCTGTACAAATGGCCGAGCCCTGGCGTGCTTGAACTGGCGCTGCTGGCCGACGGTGTGCCCGCTGACAAGCTCTATCCGCTGGACCTGGATCGCGCGTTCAAGAAACTCGACACTATCAAGAAAGACATCGTCTGGTGGGGCGGCGGCGCGCAATCCCAACAACTGCTGGCCTCCGGTGAAGCCAGCCTCGGTCAATTCTGGAATGGCCGTATCCATGCACTGCAAGAAGATGGCGCACCGGTCGGTGTGAGCTGGAAACAGAACCTGGTCATGGCCGACTTCCTGGTCATCCCTAAAGGATCAAAGAACAAGGATGCGGCCATGCGATTCCTGGCCAACTCCAGCTCTGCCAAAGGCCAAGCCGACTTCTCTAACCTGACCGCCTATGCACCGGTCAACACCGACAGCGTGCAACGTCTGGACTCAGTACTGGCACCTAACCTGCCGACTGCCTACGCTAAGGATCAGATCACTCTCGACTTCGCGTACTGGGCCAAGAATGGTCAGACCATCGCGACACGGTGGAACGAATGGCTTCTCAAATGA